A stretch of DNA from Clostridiales bacterium:
CCTTATGTTTCGTACATAGCGAAAATATTCTCACGTTTTAATCCAGTTTATATTGTAAGCGGCGACACCGATTTTGAAACGGCCGAAGCTGTAAAGTATTACCTTGCGGCTCTTGAGACGATTAAAAACGTCTCCCCTGAAGCCCTCACCACGCTTCATCTGTGTGGAGCTTTCACCGATCAGCCATCAGAAATTGAAAATTCTCCAAACTTTGACTTTTACATGTACCAGTCCGGCCATGACAGAAGGAGCCAGTACCTTGCCTATGCTATGGCGGAAACTTTTTATAAAAAATCAGTCAAGCGCCCCGTTGTTAATGGAGAACCATGCTATGAAGGGCATGGATTTGGCTGTGAATACGGACGTTTTAGTTCCTTCGATGTCAGAAAAGCAGTTTGGTCGTCGCTCCTTTCCGGTGCGAAGGCCGGCGTAACTTATGGTGCCCATGGCATCTGGAGTTTCCATAAAAAAGGAAATCCATTCCCGGCAGAGGCCTATTCCAAAACTCCATTTCCATGGAAAGATGCACTTCGTCTGCCGGGAGCATGGGACGTTTCATTTGCCCGTCGCCTTTTTGAAGAATGGAAACTTTACGATCTGGAGCCTGCAGATCTTCTAATCGGTGGTTCCCCGGATATCAGGATGTCTGTTTCAAAAAGCAGGGACAAGGTTGCTATTTATATTCCTTATGCATTGAAAGTAACTATTGGAGCTGAATTCAGGGATTTCGACTGGACGCTTGTAGACTTGGCAAATCGGCGTTTTGCAAAGCCGGATGTAGTCATTTCAGAGGGAAAAACCGTTATCCCCATGTATGACGCCAACGCGGATGCACTGGTTGTCGGAAGGAGGCTGTTGTAAATCCATAATATCCGTATGCCTTACGGATTGGGGTGAAAAGAAGGAGTATTCCCTGGATGAATAACGAGCTACACTGGTGATATATTTCGTTTCAGTCTTGTTGAAGTAT
This window harbors:
- a CDS encoding DUF4038 domain-containing protein; the protein is MLKLSVNHSRDGFLRGGRLFFYLADTCWSAFTNAAPDEWEEYLNYRKAQDFNVLQINILPQWDCCVEHPAALPFAIGADGKYDYFNLNEAYFARAQQFIQMAVERGFVPALVVLWSDHVPGTWASRRMPDHIIPFEAVKPYVSYIAKIFSRFNPVYIVSGDTDFETAEAVKYYLAALETIKNVSPEALTTLHLCGAFTDQPSEIENSPNFDFYMYQSGHDRRSQYLAYAMAETFYKKSVKRPVVNGEPCYEGHGFGCEYGRFSSFDVRKAVWSSLLSGAKAGVTYGAHGIWSFHKKGNPFPAEAYSKTPFPWKDALRLPGAWDVSFARRLFEEWKLYDLEPADLLIGGSPDIRMSVSKSRDKVAIYIPYALKVTIGAEFRDFDWTLVDLANRRFAKPDVVISEGKTVIPMYDANADALVVGRRLL